In 'Nostoc azollae' 0708, the following are encoded in one genomic region:
- a CDS encoding Gfo/Idh/MocA family protein: MTKIKLAVMGVGRWGVHLFRNFLAHPQVSVVAVVDPHKERFTKIKRQFDLDENVLLTTEWEYVKQIAGLTAVAIATPATTHYALIKDALHQGYHVLAEKPLTIDPEECRELCQIAEYQQLILMVDHTYLFHPAVEKGQTVVQSGQLGHLRYGYATRTHLGPVRQDVDALWDLAIHDIAIFNTWLGKLPIKVQATGTAWLQGNREVGENTMSTLPATQGLADLLWLTLTYPDNLQAYVHLCWLNPDKQRRLGIVGSQGSLIFDEMSASSPLTLIHGEVTKEGNSFIPVNQRQEVVEIEKAEPLGKVCDHFVSSVIQNTPSLISSGSVGRELVVILRALTTSLNQKGKSIKISNG; the protein is encoded by the coding sequence ATGACTAAAATTAAACTTGCAGTTATGGGGGTTGGACGATGGGGAGTACATTTGTTCCGGAATTTTCTCGCACACCCCCAGGTAAGTGTAGTGGCTGTAGTAGACCCACATAAAGAAAGATTCACAAAAATCAAACGACAATTTGATTTAGATGAAAATGTATTATTAACAACGGAATGGGAGTATGTAAAACAGATTGCGGGACTCACAGCCGTGGCGATTGCAACTCCAGCTACTACTCACTATGCCTTAATTAAAGATGCTCTCCACCAGGGATATCATGTTTTAGCAGAAAAACCTCTGACTATTGACCCAGAAGAATGTCGGGAACTTTGCCAAATAGCAGAGTATCAGCAATTAATACTGATGGTTGACCACACTTATTTATTTCACCCAGCAGTGGAAAAAGGTCAAACAGTCGTTCAATCGGGTCAGTTAGGTCATTTACGTTATGGTTATGCTACCCGTACTCATTTGGGACCTGTTCGCCAAGATGTTGATGCACTATGGGATTTAGCAATTCATGATATTGCTATCTTCAACACTTGGTTAGGTAAGTTACCTATAAAAGTACAAGCAACTGGCACAGCTTGGTTACAAGGAAATAGGGAAGTGGGGGAAAACACCATGAGCACATTACCTGCAACCCAAGGTTTAGCTGATTTACTTTGGTTGACACTGACTTATCCAGATAATCTTCAAGCTTATGTTCACCTGTGCTGGCTGAATCCTGATAAACAGCGTCGGTTAGGGATTGTGGGTAGTCAAGGTAGTTTGATTTTTGATGAAATGTCAGCTTCTTCACCGTTAACTTTGATACATGGTGAAGTTACCAAAGAGGGAAATTCATTTATACCTGTCAATCAACGTCAAGAAGTGGTGGAAATTGAAAAAGCTGAACCTCTGGGAAAAGTGTGCGATCACTTTGTTTCTTCTGTTATTCAGAATACACCTTCACTGATTTCCTCTGGTTCGGTAGGAAGAGAGTTAGTAGTAATTCTCCGTGCTTTAACCACATCACTCAATCAAAAAGGAAAATCTATCAAAATCAGTAATGGTTGA
- the rnc gene encoding ribonuclease III, producing MSRVYPRRQRQLENLVQKLGLSPDSPIKWPLLDLALTHATVSESANYEQLEFVGDAVVRLVAAVVLWEHYPYCSVGDFAAIRSVLVSDRILSQLAREYGLELYLLVAGSATADHVGQESRLADAFEAVLGALYLSTHNLELIRPWLDPHFQELTKEIRLDPARLNYKAALQEWTQAQFKILPEYRVMEVNQPHRTHERFMAEVWLHKKMLGQGKGRSIKAAEQAAAKVAYLAVTEEV from the coding sequence ATGTCCCGCGTTTATCCTCGCCGTCAACGGCAACTTGAAAATTTAGTCCAAAAGTTAGGTTTGTCACCAGATAGTCCCATAAAGTGGCCTTTACTTGATTTGGCACTAACTCACGCCACTGTTTCTGAGTCGGCAAATTATGAACAACTGGAGTTTGTTGGTGATGCGGTAGTGCGGCTGGTGGCTGCTGTGGTTTTATGGGAACATTACCCATATTGTTCAGTAGGGGATTTTGCGGCTATTCGTTCGGTGTTGGTGAGCGATCGCATTCTCTCCCAACTCGCAAGAGAATATGGTTTAGAATTATACTTACTAGTCGCTGGTAGTGCTACTGCTGATCACGTTGGTCAAGAGTCACGTCTAGCAGATGCCTTTGAAGCGGTTCTGGGGGCGCTTTATCTTAGCACTCATAATTTAGAATTGATACGTCCTTGGTTAGATCCCCACTTTCAAGAACTAACAAAAGAAATTCGCCTTGATCCGGCTAGACTCAATTATAAAGCGGCTTTACAAGAATGGACTCAGGCACAATTTAAAATTTTACCAGAGTATCGAGTTATGGAAGTTAATCAACCTCACCGTACTCATGAGCGTTTTATGGCTGAGGTTTGGTTGCATAAAAAAATGTTAGGACAAGGTAAGGGACGCTCGATAAAAGCGGCTGAACAGGCTGCTGCTAAAGTAGCTTATTTGGCAGTTACTGAAGAAGTCTAG
- the corA gene encoding magnesium/cobalt transporter CorA, whose translation MIKKIRRLPKNISKLTSIQDYYHQQGTVPGTIIIDENAVQPNIILIDYNQAELIRVQINNPEDCTNYLDTESVSWVDVQGLGNRDILERLGQVFDLHCLVLEDMVNMAERPKIEDYGDQLLIIARMVIPKERSYGFHSEQVNLVLGKHYLLTVQEEPEYDCFDGVRTRIKKNKGIIRKQGSDYLAYSLLDAIIDGFFPVLELYGERIEELEEEVIVKPTPQTLQQIYKIRRELLQLRRAIWPQRNTINSLIRDSSEIISDDVRIYLRDCYDHTVQVMDMVETYRELASGLMDVYLSAVSNKMNEIMKLLTVVSSIFIPLTFVAGIYGMNFNTEKSPYNMPELNWYWGYPLCLGLMAVISAGLIIFFWQKGWLSNSFKIK comes from the coding sequence ATGATTAAAAAAATTCGCCGTCTTCCTAAAAATATAAGTAAGCTCACGTCCATACAGGACTATTATCATCAACAAGGAACTGTTCCAGGGACAATAATTATTGATGAAAATGCTGTACAGCCAAATATTATTTTGATTGATTACAACCAAGCTGAATTGATTCGTGTACAAATAAATAACCCAGAAGATTGTACTAATTATTTAGATACTGAATCAGTTTCCTGGGTGGATGTTCAAGGTTTAGGGAATAGAGATATCTTAGAAAGATTGGGGCAGGTTTTTGATTTACATTGTCTGGTATTAGAAGATATGGTAAATATGGCAGAGCGTCCCAAAATTGAGGACTATGGAGACCAATTACTGATTATTGCTCGCATGGTAATACCAAAAGAAAGAAGCTATGGTTTTCACAGTGAGCAAGTAAATTTAGTATTGGGCAAACATTATTTACTGACAGTTCAAGAAGAACCGGAATATGATTGTTTTGACGGAGTAAGAACGCGAATTAAAAAGAACAAAGGTATAATTCGTAAACAAGGATCAGACTATTTAGCGTATTCTCTATTAGATGCGATTATTGATGGTTTTTTTCCAGTGCTAGAACTCTATGGAGAACGCATTGAAGAATTAGAGGAAGAAGTAATTGTTAAGCCTACGCCGCAAACATTACAACAAATTTACAAAATCAGGAGAGAATTATTACAATTACGTCGAGCAATTTGGCCTCAAAGGAATACAATTAATTCTTTGATTAGAGATAGTAGTGAAATAATTAGTGATGATGTACGCATCTATCTACGAGACTGTTATGATCATACTGTACAAGTCATGGATATGGTAGAAACTTACCGAGAATTGGCATCTGGATTAATGGATGTATATCTTTCAGCAGTTAGCAATAAAATGAATGAAATCATGAAATTACTAACTGTGGTTTCATCAATTTTTATTCCTCTAACCTTTGTAGCTGGAATATATGGGATGAATTTTAATACTGAAAAATCACCATATAATATGCCAGAATTAAATTGGTATTGGGGATATCCATTATGTCTGGGATTGATGGCAGTAATCTCTGCTGGGTTAATAATATTTTTCTGGCAGAAGGGTTGGCTTTCTAATTCATTTAAAATTAAGTGA
- the groL gene encoding chaperonin GroEL (60 kDa chaperone family; promotes refolding of misfolded polypeptides especially under stressful conditions; forms two stacked rings of heptamers to form a barrel-shaped 14mer; ends can be capped by GroES; misfolded proteins enter the barrel where they are refolded when GroES binds): MAKIIAFDEESRRALEKGINALSNAVKITLGPKGRNVLLEKKFGIPQIVNDGITVAKEIELEDPLENIGARLIQEVVSKTKDVAGDGTTTATVLAQALVREGLKNVAAGTNPIALKRGIDKTVEALIAEIAQVAKPVEGSAIAQVATVSAGNDEEVGNMLAQAMEKVTKDGVITVEESKSLTTELEVVEGMQIDRGYISPYFITNNDRMTVEFENARILITDKKITAIQDLVPVLEKVAPLGQPLLIIAEDLEGDALATLVLNKARGVLAVAAIKAPGFGERRKALLQDIAILTDGQMISEEIGLSLDTATVEMLGTARKVTIDKESTTIVSGTSTKLEVQKRIAQIRKQLQETDSDYDSQKLQERIAKLAGGVAVIKVGAATETELKDRKLRIEDALNATKAAVEEGIVPGGGTTLIHLATKIDAIKNSLNAEEKIGAEIVQRALEEPLKQIADNAGAEGSVIVCRVKETDINIGYNAATGEFEDLIAAGIIDPAKVVRSALQNAASIAGMVLTTEAIVVEKPEKKAAAPDPGMSGMGGMGGMSGMGGMGGMGGMGGMGGMGGMGMF; the protein is encoded by the coding sequence ATGGCGAAAATTATTGCATTTGATGAAGAATCTCGGCGGGCTTTAGAAAAGGGTATTAACGCTCTGTCCAACGCAGTGAAAATCACCTTGGGGCCAAAAGGTCGTAACGTCCTGTTAGAAAAAAAATTTGGTATCCCTCAAATTGTCAACGATGGTATCACCGTCGCCAAGGAGATTGAATTAGAAGATCCTTTAGAAAATATTGGCGCAAGATTGATCCAAGAAGTGGTATCCAAAACTAAGGATGTGGCTGGAGATGGTACTACAACTGCGACAGTTTTAGCACAAGCCTTGGTACGAGAAGGACTCAAAAACGTAGCGGCAGGTACAAACCCCATTGCATTAAAGCGGGGTATAGATAAAACGGTTGAGGCACTGATAGCTGAAATTGCCCAAGTAGCCAAGCCAGTAGAAGGTAGTGCTATCGCTCAAGTAGCTACTGTTTCCGCTGGTAACGATGAAGAAGTCGGCAATATGCTGGCACAAGCAATGGAAAAAGTCACCAAAGATGGTGTGATCACCGTTGAAGAATCCAAATCCCTGACCACCGAATTAGAAGTAGTCGAAGGGATGCAGATTGACCGGGGTTACATTTCTCCCTATTTCATCACCAATAACGACCGGATGACGGTGGAATTTGAAAACGCCCGCATCCTAATTACAGACAAAAAAATCACCGCCATTCAGGATTTAGTACCTGTACTGGAAAAAGTTGCCCCTTTAGGTCAGCCTTTGTTAATTATTGCTGAAGATTTAGAAGGTGATGCTTTAGCAACCTTAGTACTTAACAAAGCACGGGGCGTTTTAGCCGTTGCAGCCATTAAAGCCCCTGGTTTTGGCGAACGTCGCAAAGCCTTATTACAAGATATTGCCATTCTCACCGATGGCCAGATGATTTCTGAAGAAATCGGCTTGAGCTTGGATACAGCTACTGTGGAAATGTTGGGTACAGCCCGGAAAGTCACCATTGACAAAGAAAGTACCACCATTGTCTCTGGCACTTCTACCAAACTAGAAGTACAGAAGCGAATCGCCCAAATTCGCAAACAGTTGCAAGAAACAGATTCCGACTACGATTCTCAAAAACTCCAAGAACGCATTGCCAAACTGGCTGGTGGTGTAGCAGTAATTAAAGTGGGAGCAGCTACAGAAACCGAACTCAAAGACCGTAAACTGCGCATTGAAGATGCTCTCAACGCTACCAAAGCGGCAGTAGAAGAAGGTATTGTTCCTGGTGGTGGTACAACCTTAATTCACCTGGCTACAAAAATAGATGCAATTAAAAATAGCCTCAACGCTGAAGAAAAAATTGGCGCTGAGATTGTGCAAAGAGCATTAGAAGAACCTTTAAAGCAAATTGCAGACAATGCTGGTGCTGAAGGTTCCGTCATTGTTTGTAGAGTTAAAGAAACCGATATTAACATCGGTTACAACGCTGCTACTGGAGAATTCGAAGACTTAATCGCCGCAGGTATTATCGACCCTGCTAAAGTTGTCCGTTCTGCATTACAAAACGCCGCTTCTATCGCGGGTATGGTTTTAACCACCGAAGCGATCGTTGTTGAAAAGCCTGAAAAGAAAGCTGCTGCTCCTGACCCTGGTATGAGTGGTATGGGTGGTATGGGTGGTATGAGTGGTATGGGTGGTATGGGTGGTATGGGTGGTATGGGTGGTATGGGTGGTATGGGTGGTATGGGTATGTTCTAA
- a CDS encoding MraY family glycosyltransferase, translated as MNLDNSLRSLGIANPSGTGWLAVVFTFILAWLVTWRLIPAIRKFALRVGWADQPNARRLNREPLPNAGGLAIYAGVIAALVLASLLRPIELQGVLAQVLTVLLGGSILVLVGFIDDQFGLPPSVRLWAQMITALLLVANGISIKVTFGTPIDSLLSMALTVLWVVGITNAINLMDGMDGLAGGISFITAMSLLGVSAQFDNRAAATLVLAALGGAALGFLRHNFHPSRIIMGDAGAYFFGYVLAATSILGKLQQNTVYALVPTILFLMLPVLDTTQVFVRRILAGKNPLSTPGKDHLHHRLLAWGFSQRHAAFTLWSITLFFNLLAMRIQGMTSSVMLASATTIILLLGFSIWQRIHSNS; from the coding sequence ATGAATTTAGACAACTCCCTTAGATCCCTTGGTATTGCTAACCCTAGCGGCACCGGCTGGTTGGCGGTAGTATTTACTTTTATTTTGGCTTGGCTTGTAACTTGGCGTTTGATTCCCGCCATCCGTAAATTTGCCTTGCGGGTAGGTTGGGCTGACCAACCGAACGCTCGACGACTTAACCGAGAACCCTTACCTAATGCCGGAGGTTTGGCTATCTATGCCGGTGTTATTGCCGCTTTAGTATTAGCCAGTCTTTTACGACCCATTGAACTCCAAGGCGTATTAGCTCAGGTGTTAACTGTACTTTTGGGAGGTTCGATATTAGTCCTAGTTGGCTTTATTGATGACCAATTTGGCTTACCTCCTTCTGTGCGTTTGTGGGCGCAGATGATCACAGCCCTGTTGTTGGTGGCTAATGGCATTAGTATCAAAGTCACGTTTGGTACACCTATCGACTCACTATTGTCAATGGCATTGACAGTATTGTGGGTAGTAGGTATTACCAATGCCATTAACTTGATGGATGGGATGGATGGTTTAGCTGGCGGGATTAGTTTTATTACTGCCATGAGTTTGTTAGGGGTTTCTGCTCAGTTTGACAATCGGGCAGCAGCAACCCTAGTTTTAGCCGCTTTGGGAGGTGCAGCACTCGGCTTTTTAAGACACAATTTTCACCCTTCACGCATCATCATGGGTGATGCTGGAGCATACTTTTTTGGCTATGTACTAGCAGCAACTAGCATATTAGGAAAACTTCAACAAAATACTGTTTATGCTCTTGTCCCGACGATTTTATTTCTGATGTTGCCGGTATTAGACACCACTCAGGTGTTTGTCCGGCGAATCTTAGCAGGAAAAAATCCCCTGAGTACACCCGGTAAAGACCATCTACACCACCGTTTGCTGGCTTGGGGTTTCTCCCAACGTCATGCAGCTTTTACTCTGTGGTCAATCACCTTGTTTTTTAATTTGCTGGCAATGAGAATACAAGGTATGACTTCATCTGTGATGCTAGCTTCTGCCACCACTATTATTTTGCTTTTGGGTTTTAGTATCTGGCAGAGAATCCATAGTAATTCGTAA
- the fabG gene encoding 3-oxoacyl-[acyl-carrier-protein] reductase codes for MTLLHDQVAIVTGASRGIGRAITLQLASQGAKVVINYANSSAAADQLVAKITAKGGDAITLQADVSQSDQVDTLINTTLEKFKRIDILVNNAGITRDTLLLRMKLEEWQAVIDLNLTGVFLCTKAVSKTMLRQRSGRIINISSVAGQMGNPGQANYSAAKAGVIGFTKTVAKELASRGITVNAVAPGFITTDMTSNIAAEGILQYIPLGRFGEPEDIAGMVSFLAADPAAAYITGQVFNVDGGMVM; via the coding sequence ATGACATTATTACACGATCAAGTTGCAATTGTCACAGGTGCATCAAGAGGAATCGGACGTGCGATCACTCTCCAACTAGCCTCTCAAGGCGCAAAAGTCGTTATTAACTATGCTAATTCTAGTGCTGCAGCAGACCAACTAGTAGCAAAAATTACAGCAAAGGGAGGCGATGCGATCACCCTCCAAGCAGACGTTTCTCAATCAGATCAAGTAGATACATTGATAAACACAACCTTAGAAAAGTTTAAACGCATTGATATCCTAGTCAACAATGCAGGGATTACCCGTGACACCCTGTTATTAAGAATGAAACTGGAAGAATGGCAAGCAGTAATAGATTTAAATTTAACAGGTGTATTCTTATGTACAAAAGCTGTTAGTAAAACTATGCTTAGACAACGTTCAGGACGAATTATCAATATATCCTCCGTTGCTGGGCAAATGGGTAACCCTGGACAAGCCAACTACAGTGCCGCTAAAGCAGGTGTAATTGGGTTTACCAAAACCGTCGCCAAAGAACTAGCCAGCCGTGGTATTACTGTAAACGCAGTTGCCCCTGGTTTTATCACCACTGACATGACCAGTAATATCGCAGCCGAAGGCATTCTGCAATACATCCCTTTAGGGCGTTTTGGTGAACCAGAAGATATTGCTGGTATGGTGAGCTTTCTAGCAGCTGATCCCGCCGCAGCTTACATCACTGGACAAGTTTTTAATGTCGATGGTGGCATGGTAATGTAA
- a CDS encoding tetratricopeptide repeat protein, with amino-acid sequence MNSKKPIFSKLTLRSAILLSPLLICTSFLSGKLELSATAQVISNQEREELTRLRTENRIQKQVQSDFERAFTRTNTLLNIWLTILSLFPVVLIATVWFLRKAIIQEIIERSMQQIEGIDKLQTQLLTVNQDAGNLIQTSQYLTQELAQEVNRLKQAIQGEEENLSILLSDLPKSKQEFLTALEREVESAQENISNLEFKLNTQLEQVTLSAQQQKINIENVRKLQADLVSKFTQVNLEVFHQKDTAVNDIEQSRSQFISLLHGLESETLQHKEQTFESLSKYQSNFSEQLSQFQLDTQNKKNVFIAHLEELNNLLKSRIAELEIDEQNQKDNLVATLVKLQLELSKQVSEIQNTAQLRQQEIIGNLEASASEFTAQFSDIQSDLEQQKLKILQRFENLESEFINEVAALQNDAQVRQQEIIDNLEASGNEFTTQFSDIQSDIQQQELRILHKLDNLEKLESELVDKLSKILLDAHQRKNAILQESVEIKPQPTPELQTIPEEKQLEISADHDIKEAEIIFLEKRFDEALAIYERVVKIKPDDAEIWLKRGLTLSRLKRYKDAIISYNQAIKINPDYHQAWCDIGVACGNLGKHQEAYNCFDKATQIKPDDGVAWFNRGLSLLELENYEDAISSFDKALEFQPNSPKIWDKRGYTLVRLGQDDEAITNFDKALEINPHYPSAYYNKAACFALQREVPLALENLQKAIQIKPSYREDAATDIEFNDFNKDFRFQQLIKGEYGGRE; translated from the coding sequence ATGAACAGCAAAAAACCCATATTCTCAAAATTAACTTTAAGAAGCGCCATTTTATTGTCACCCCTCTTGATATGTACTAGTTTTCTCAGTGGAAAACTCGAACTATCAGCTACTGCTCAGGTAATATCAAATCAGGAACGGGAAGAACTAACCAGACTGCGAACAGAAAACCGCATTCAAAAGCAAGTACAGTCAGATTTTGAGCGTGCTTTTACTCGCACCAATACACTACTAAATATCTGGTTAACTATTTTAAGTTTATTTCCAGTAGTTTTAATCGCTACAGTATGGTTTTTAAGAAAAGCCATCATTCAGGAGATTATCGAGCGATCAATGCAACAAATAGAAGGAATAGACAAATTGCAAACTCAACTACTGACTGTTAATCAAGATGCAGGAAACTTGATTCAAACATCACAATATCTTACTCAAGAATTAGCACAGGAAGTTAATAGACTCAAGCAAGCAATTCAAGGTGAAGAAGAAAATTTATCTATTCTTTTATCAGACTTACCAAAATCAAAACAAGAATTTTTAACAGCCTTAGAACGTGAAGTTGAATCTGCTCAAGAGAATATCAGCAATTTAGAATTTAAATTGAATACACAATTAGAACAAGTAACTCTATCTGCTCAACAGCAAAAAATAAATATTGAAAATGTCAGAAAATTACAAGCCGATTTAGTTTCTAAATTTACGCAAGTGAACTTAGAAGTTTTCCATCAAAAAGATACTGCTGTTAATGATATTGAACAATCCCGTTCTCAGTTCATCTCTCTACTTCATGGGTTAGAGTCGGAAACTCTACAACACAAAGAACAGACTTTTGAAAGTCTATCAAAATACCAGTCAAATTTTAGTGAACAGTTATCTCAATTTCAACTAGATACTCAAAATAAAAAAAATGTATTTATAGCTCATCTCGAAGAATTAAATAATTTGTTGAAATCACGGATTGCTGAATTAGAAATTGATGAGCAAAACCAAAAGGATAACCTGGTTGCTACTTTAGTGAAATTACAATTAGAACTTTCTAAACAAGTCTCAGAAATACAGAATACTGCTCAACTGCGTCAACAGGAAATAATTGGTAATTTAGAAGCATCTGCTAGTGAATTTACTGCTCAGTTTTCAGATATTCAGTCTGATCTTGAACAACAGAAATTGAAGATTTTACAGAGGTTTGAAAATTTAGAATCTGAATTTATCAATGAAGTTGCAGCATTACAGAATGATGCTCAAGTTCGTCAACAAGAAATTATTGATAATTTAGAAGCATCTGGTAATGAATTTACTACTCAGTTTTCAGACATTCAATCTGATATTCAACAACAAGAATTGAGGATTTTACATAAATTAGACAACTTAGAAAAGTTAGAATCTGAATTGGTTGATAAACTTTCAAAGATCCTCTTAGATGCTCACCAACGTAAAAATGCAATTTTACAAGAGTCAGTGGAAATCAAACCTCAACCTACTCCAGAACTGCAAACAATCCCAGAAGAAAAACAACTAGAAATTTCTGCTGATCATGATATCAAAGAAGCAGAAATAATTTTTTTAGAAAAACGCTTCGATGAGGCTTTAGCGATTTATGAGCGAGTCGTTAAAATTAAGCCTGATGATGCAGAAATTTGGCTAAAGCGAGGTTTAACTCTGAGTAGGTTAAAACGCTATAAAGATGCGATTATATCTTACAATCAAGCCATTAAAATTAATCCTGATTATCATCAAGCTTGGTGTGATATTGGTGTAGCTTGCGGTAATTTAGGTAAACATCAAGAAGCTTACAACTGTTTTGATAAAGCTACACAAATTAAGCCTGATGATGGTGTGGCTTGGTTCAATCGTGGGTTATCTTTGCTAGAATTGGAGAATTATGAAGATGCTATTTCTTCCTTTGATAAAGCTTTGGAATTTCAACCCAATTCCCCCAAAATTTGGGATAAACGCGGTTACACTTTGGTAAGATTAGGGCAAGATGACGAAGCGATTACAAATTTTGATAAAGCATTAGAAATTAATCCACATTATCCTAGTGCTTATTATAATAAAGCAGCTTGTTTTGCACTGCAAAGAGAAGTTCCACTAGCTTTAGAGAATCTCCAAAAAGCTATTCAAATTAAACCTAGCTACAGAGAAGATGCTGCAACTGATATAGAGTTTAATGATTTTAACAAAGATTTCAGATTTCAACAATTAATTAAAGGTGAGTATGGCGGTCGTGAATAA
- a CDS encoding tetratricopeptide repeat protein: protein MYKQTSFLVTVLLLGSLVTTTPLVAVGAEVLVAQASNQRLKELLEEGRRLVDAGDYNGAIAVYQEAGKLDPRNAKIYSGIGYLYAQQSNFQLALAAYGRAITIDPNNSDFYYAVGYIKGNTGDTPGAKEAYRRAIQLNRNNVNAYLGLGVTQTTLGDYESAMWAYEQAINLNRNNPRTYELMGSMFKQRRQTQEASNILRKALNLYRSSNDPEGIDRVEALLREIGG from the coding sequence GTGTATAAACAGACATCATTTTTAGTGACTGTTCTATTATTAGGATCTCTCGTTACTACTACTCCTTTGGTAGCAGTGGGTGCAGAAGTATTAGTTGCTCAAGCCAGTAATCAGCGGTTAAAGGAACTGCTGGAAGAAGGACGGAGGCTAGTAGATGCGGGGGATTATAATGGAGCGATCGCAGTTTATCAGGAAGCAGGGAAATTAGATCCTAGAAATGCCAAAATTTATTCTGGGATTGGCTATTTATATGCTCAACAAAGTAATTTTCAATTGGCGTTAGCTGCTTATGGCCGAGCGATCACTATCGACCCTAATAACAGTGATTTTTATTACGCCGTAGGTTATATCAAAGGTAACACAGGAGACACACCTGGCGCTAAGGAAGCTTATCGTCGTGCCATCCAGCTAAACCGTAATAACGTTAATGCTTATTTAGGTTTAGGTGTAACCCAAACTACTTTGGGAGACTACGAATCAGCAATGTGGGCTTATGAACAAGCAATCAACCTGAATAGGAACAACCCCCGCACCTATGAGTTGATGGGTTCAATGTTTAAGCAGCGAAGACAAACTCAAGAAGCCAGCAATATTTTAAGAAAAGCCCTGAATTTATATCGTAGTAGTAATGACCCAGAAGGTATAGACCGGGTAGAAGCCTTGTTACGAGAAATAGGCGGTTAA
- a CDS encoding type I restriction-modification system subunit M N-terminal domain-containing protein: MFYVPQAARWLHFQSNAKNPLIGQLIDEGMEAIEKENTSLKGILPKEYGKPSLDKRLLAELIGLISTIGLGDAESRSKAISGREFTSIF; encoded by the coding sequence ATATTTTACGTCCCCCAGGCTGCACGCTGGTTACATTTCCAGAGTAATGCTAAAAACCCGCTGATTGGGCAGTTAATTGATGAGGGGATGGAGGCCATAGAAAAAGAAAACACCTCTCTCAAAGGCATATTACCCAAAGAATATGGTAAACCCTCCCTAGATAAACGATTACTGGCGGAATTAATAGGTTTAATTAGCACAATTGGTTTAGGAGATGCTGAAAGTCGCTCTAAGGCTATTTCAGGTAGAGAGTTTACGAGTATTTTTTAG